DNA sequence from the Salvelinus alpinus chromosome 7, SLU_Salpinus.1, whole genome shotgun sequence genome:
ACATATACCTTTATGCCACCATTTGCATAATTCAATTAATTTATTATCTGACagtgcagttgtgtgtgtgtgtgtgtgtgtgtgtgtgtgtgtatatatagtccaGTAGCAGGTACAGATGTTAATATTGCACATTTGATATTGGCACAAAGTTTTTTTTCTCTATCCATCTTCACAAGTGTTAAACCAAAATATTATCTACAAAGTAAATGTACGTTTGTTGCCTTTACAATTTTCTGCTTGTTTATCTATATTACCATATGTGCCGTGTCGTCACAAACCTTTGTTCCCTCTTTTAACTTCCATGAGAGGTATAGTTAAAAATGGCACTGAGTTGAGCCAGATCTCTGTCATAATACCTTCATATCACCTATATTACATGGAAAATGTCACAGACAAGTTAAAAAAAGGGAACTATGGTTGGTTAAAAAGGGCACAGAGCTGAACCAGATCTATGTCATAATACCGCGCTACAGCTAACATGGCATCCCTCCTGATCCCCACTCTACTGCTGTGCTACAGCTCCCTCAGTCGCTGCTCAGAGAGTAAGTCCCGTCTTaatattcaacatgatgcatgtGCATGGTTATAATATCGAATGCCTGCAATGTGTATCTCTTCCAGTTAGGAGAAAATGTCTTGCTTTATGATACTGGTCTCCATTTCAGGCAAAGAATATCCTCTAGATGTCTTCGCCCCACAGGAGGTGAAATTCCACTCCCTAGACTACAGAAATGTCTTGCATTGGAAGCAACATGCCAACTCCACCAACGACCAACAATACTTTGTCCAGTGGAAAGTGTGAGTATCAAAACTGTTTGAGTCAAAGCTTTGTGAATCTGACACAGGCTACTATATGAACACATATGTTTACTATATCATCCTATAGCTCAAAATCATGTAGGACAATGAGCTAGGCATGTGGTGATTGCAATTCAGGAGTTGTTTAATTTTCTGTTCAAACAAATTAGAAATACTTTTCAGTATATTTTCTTataaaaactgtacattttacaaCAAGTTAAACACAGGTGAAAAAATGTACATATATCAAGAAGAGACATGCACCTATCCTACTTTGTTTATATTTCTGGGCCTGTATTTGTAAAGCGTGTCAGAGTaggggtgctgatctaggatacGTTTTGTTTTATGGATCATAActaataagattatatggaccgGGGGGGTtgctactctgagacgctttatgaatacaggctcAGATTATTCCTTTAATTTCTCCCCACCTCAGATATGGGGAGAAGCAGTGGACCAATGCAAAGGAGTGCCATGGCATCAGCCGGCTGCTCTGTGACCTGAGCAAGGAGACATCCGACCCCAGAGAATGGTACTACGCCAGGGTCCATGCAGCCCACTCAGGGACCCAATCACCATGGGTCCTATCCGCCAGATTCAACCCCAAGTGGGAGAGTAAGTGCTTCTCATTACTATCAATGGTAAATGGGTAATCAGAAGTGTTTTATGCAAACAAGGATTTACAATTTCAGAGCTGTCGTTACTAGACAGCGTGGTTTGGCCTCTGTATCTTGCAGCCTCTGTCAGCCCACCGACTATGAAACTTCATGTGACGGAGAAAGGCATTGTGGTCCGGCTCAAGCCTCCACGCTCTCCAAACAGGAGACCTAATGGCAGCTGGATCAGTGTGAGGAGGCTGCAAAGAATGTCATTTACTATACACCTCATGCAGAGTGATGTTGATGAGGTAACTAGCTTATATTATTTATAATTAGTAAATTGTCCTTAATTAACAATGGAATTTTCCAACTAACTCAAACGCCCAGTTTATACCTTGCGCTAACGTGTTTTTGGGGATCTGATTGAGATGATCCAATCACTTTCTTATCAAGGTTTGTTGCGTCTACACTTGGTAATTTAAAGGTGTCTCTTATCTGTCCACTGTCTGCATTGTAACCAGATGTCATTGTCCCTCTGTGTCTGCAAATTATTTCACAGATATTATTCCAAAAGTAATATGAATTCACAAGTCAGTGGTGCCACCTGTCAATTATTTTACAGGGCGGTATAATGATGATTTAAATAGTTTGACCATCCAGATCTATTTACACTCTTAAGATATCCAGATACAAATAACTTCCTCCAGAGGTGGTCAGAAAGATCTGATCACAATGTCTTTTAATCGTCTATacctgtctaaaaatgtgggcacgATCAGAATGTGGACATGATCAGGACAACGGTtgcatgttaacatcaggtaTAAAGGGAGCTTAAGACTTGAGACAAAATGGTCACAGAATAGTTATAAACTACTGAAATAGTTGAGGTTCACAGAATCCTTCAAGCTTTTTACTTGATGAGTGCTGCCAAGTGATTCAGAAGTCTTCTGTCTAAGCCTATTCTCTGACTAATCCTTGTGAAGGAAACATTTGAAATGGAGGGCTGTGTCAAACAGCTCCTGATCTCAGATCTAAGCCCCGGGACCACCTACTGCCTGACGGCCGAGAGTCGCTTGCACCTGCTGGACCGTAGAAGCACCCGGAGCCCTAGGGCCTGCATCACCACACTGAGGGCCAGGATCTAATGTCTTCCCCCAGGTATGCCTTACGTTACCCAGCACTTTGCGCCTTGGGAGCAGGCAACACCTGAGACAGCCAGCTTAGGCTAGCATCCGAGTCTGGCCTTTGTTGGTAGCCTAAAGTGTAGACCTGTTGTACACTCTCAGTGTTGACCCCAGGGAGTCAGGGGAGAAAGGCTGTTCAAAACAGGCTGTCGGCCAGGACAAAAGATGACAAAATGAGGGGATATGTATTACCGTCATCTGGGAGAGAGAAATCTCTCCCTAGAGAGATATTCATATGGGGCGAGTAGTGACTTGTGCCTTGGGATTACATTTGCTTTGTCAAATCTTCCCTTTGAGTAAAAAACGTCCTTGTTCTGTATTTTTAGATTATTGGCATGTGCAAAGTTACTCAGATTTGTTTTTGGTTTTAGCTTTGAGAGACTTAAGTTTCTCTCCTCTTTTTATTTCCTCCTGCAGGGGAAAATGTAGCCCTGGATTTCTCTGCCAAACCGGAAACTCAACATGATACTGTGACAATCAAACCTCACTGGAAGTATACACTGATTTATCCACTATTACCTCAGGTACTGCACAGGGATGCACAGGGATGATCCTTCACATTTCTTTCATCGATAACTTTGTTGACAAATGTTGTACGTAAAACAATGAGTAGACACCAAACAATTAAACATTGTGATATGTCATCAATAATTAAATTACCACACATATAGCAGGGGTAGGTAACTAGAGTGTCAGAGTGGATGGTTGGAGGGGTTGGAACacaattataataatttgtacgctgcaaattgaccacaactaagcccaaaatTAGATTTCCTAAATCAAACTCATTTTTAGATGAATTCTTGGTGATTTTGaaagtattatttttttttaccaaaaaCTTTAAACTTTGGGAGGACAAAATATCCCACTTGCCTGTTGCATATTAagtggaaaggggatacctagtcagttgcacaactgaatgcattcagccAAAATGTGTCTTACGCATTTAACccagcccctctgaatcagagaggtgcggggggctgccttaatcaatgtccacgggagcagttgttgttgggggttaactgccttgctcaagggcagaatggcagatttGTCCACCTTGCTGGCTCTGGAATTTGAATCAGCaacctggcccaacgctcttaaccgctaggctacttgccgccacACTATGCTAATGGGTGATATTGATAAAGCACAATCATTCCTATCCTTGTGTAGTTGTGGTGGGGTTGCACTGTAAGATAGATGTGAAGGAGCTCTGCTGTTGCTCTGCAGTCTGTGTTGACGAGGAACAAAATAACCTACCGTCTCCTATAGAATTGctaaggctgcatttacacaggcagcccaattctgatatttttttcactaattggtcttttgaccaatcagatcagctcagaAAAATATCTGACGTgactggtcaaaagaccaataatGGGGaacaaagatcagaattgggctgcctgtaaaCAGCCATAGAATCCCAGTAAATTACAGTCTCCAGATTACATTGACATGTAATCAATGAATGAAATGAATCAATAATTCAAATAATGAATCAGTTTTACTAGCACTGGTTTTGCAGAAAGCTGCTTTATTtgcaatgactgtgatatgtggttgtcttacctactttacttgaatgcactgactgtaagttgctctggataagtgtctgctaaatgactcattaCACTGTCTGTATTCAAATGCAAATAAAACCTACTCATTTTGCTTTGACAAACATATCCTTGCGGATATCTTTATTGAGGTTGATTTACACAAGGGACACTAATAATTCAAAACAAATATGAACAATAATTGCTTATCTTATACTACAGTCATCTCAGACAACAATTCAAATCTACAATTCATAAATTGCAATTTCAGATCGTACAACAAATCCTTTTGTGTAAGATCGACAGTCCATTTGATCGCTCTTTATGAATGCATCCTACCTCATACTGTATCTTTAACATCATATCACTATAGATTTGTTCTGTTTCCACCAACCTGTATGGAGCATGACATGGGACAGAATCATATATTTCACATTTCATTATTCAGTCTTACGCATGCAGCAACAGTTTTAACCCTGAATAAAATTACTCTCACTATTATGCTCTGACTTTGTTTTGAATTGTAACAGAATGGCAATATGTTTTCAGACTGGTTTTTGATAACCATATAACCATCAAATGTGTGTATAATACATGTATAATAGgattttttgtttttacaaatcatacattttcatattttacAGATTTAACCTTATCTATGAAGGAAAAAAATCTATTACAATGTATTCAATTTCTTGGGATAAACTTCTTTAAAACACAATAGATGATTCATTCTGGAAATAACTAGAATACATACACTAGGTCACAAATAAAAGTATGTACATGGATACTACATAACAAATCAACTTTCTTttttaataaaatacatttgtCAATTTTACttttacataatttcacaaaccaAACGGCTGATTTAAAAATACAGTATCAAAAATCTGTCTCATGGAGTGTGAGCGACTTTGAGCTTTGGTGAAAGTGTTGGGAACATAGGAGACGGTAGGTTGTTTTCTCCCTCGTCAACACAGAGTCTGCGGATCAACAGCAGAGCTCATTCACCTCTATCTCAG
Encoded proteins:
- the il22ra2 gene encoding interleukin-22 receptor subunit alpha-2 → MASLLIPTLLLCYSSLSRCSESKEYPLDVFAPQEVKFHSLDYRNVLHWKQHANSTNDQQYFVQWKVYGEKQWTNAKECHGISRLLCDLSKETSDPREWYYARVHAAHSGTQSPWVLSARFNPKWETSVSPPTMKLHVTEKGIVVRLKPPRSPNRRPNGSWISVRRLQRMSFTIHLMQSDVDEETFEMEGCVKQLLISDLSPGTTYCLTAESRLHLLDRRSTRSPRACITTLRARI